One window of the Hoplias malabaricus isolate fHopMal1 chromosome Y, fHopMal1.hap1, whole genome shotgun sequence genome contains the following:
- the LOC136679744 gene encoding alpha/beta hydrolase domain-containing protein 17A-like, whose translation MNGLSVSELCGLFCCPPCPSRIAAKLAFLPPEPTYSLLPDLDSTPTVASSLGAPGLRSRLGGGGGGGGFGDREGRWKLHLSERAEFQYSQRELDGTEVFLTRSSRGNKVGCMYIRCAPSARFTVLFSHGNAVDLGQMSSFYIGLGTRINCNIFSYDYSGYGASTGKPSEKNLYADIDAAWHALRTRYGISPENIILYGQSIGTVPTVDLASRYECAAVVLHSPLTSGMRVAFPDTKKTYFFDAFPNIEKVSKITSPVLIIHGTEDEVIDFSHGLALFERCPKAVEPLWVEGAGHNDIELYSQYLERLRRFISQEVAAQYT comes from the exons ATGAACGGCTTGTCCGTCAGTGAATTGTGCGGCTTGTTTTGCTGCCCTCCATGCCCGAGCCGGATTGCGGCGAAACTGGCCTTCCTGCCTCCAGAGCCCACTTACAGCTTGCTGCCGGACCTGGACTCCACCCCCACAGTGGCCTCCAGCCTGGGGGCTCCAGGGCTGCGGTCCCGGctaggaggtggaggtggaggaggagggttCGGGGACAGAGAAGGCAGGTGGAAGCTCCATCTGTCTGAGAGAGCAGAGTTCCAGTATTCCCAACGGGAGCTGGATGGGACTGAGGTGTTCCTCACACGCTCCAGTCGAGGAAACAAAGTGGGATGCATGTACATCCGCTGTGCCCCCTCAGCTAG GTTCACCGTGCTGTTCTCCCATGGCAATGCTGTGGATCTAGGTCAGATGAGCAGCTTCTACATTGGGCTTGGCACACGCATCAATTGCAATATCTTCTCCTATGACTATTCTGGGTACGGAGCCAGCACAGGGAAACCGTCGGAGAAGAACCTCTACGCGGACATAGATGCTGCATGGCATGCACTGCGCACAAG ATATGGCATCAGTCCTGAGAACATAATCCTCTACGGTCAGAGCATTGGCACGGTGCCCACAGTGGACTTAGCATCGCGGTATGAGTGTGCTGCCGTCGTGCTCCACTCCCCTCTCACATCTGGCATGAGGGTGGCCTTCCCCGACACCAAGAAGACCTACTTCTTTGATGCCTTTCCAAA cATTGAGAAGGTGTCTAAAATCACGTCTCCGGTGTTGATCATCCATGGGACGGAGGACGAGGTGATCGATTTCTCTCACGGCCTGGCTCTGTTTGAGCGCTGCCCCAAGGCCGTGGAGCCGCTGTGGGTGGAGGGAGCCGGCCACAACGACATCGAGCTCTACAGCCAGTACTTGGAGCGTCTGCGCCGCTTCATCAGCCAGGAAGTGGCAGCCCAGTACACCTGA